One window from the genome of Triplophysa rosa unplaced genomic scaffold, Trosa_1v2 scaffold29_ERROPOS194725, whole genome shotgun sequence encodes:
- the tnfaip8l3 gene encoding tumor necrosis factor alpha-induced protein 8-like protein 3, which translates to MDSDSGDQSEGELSPGQESFNSKSLALQAQKKILSKMATMAVANLLTDDTSSEILDELYKASREYTKSKKEAHKIIKDVIKIALKIGILYRNHQFSHEEMETVERFKKKMNQAAMTVVSFYEVEYTFDRGILSDLLMECRDHLHELVEHHLTARSHGRIDHVFNHFAHVDFLTELYGPSEDYRLNLRKICDGINKLLDEGIL; encoded by the exons ATGGACTCGGATTCTGGAGATCAGAGTGAGGGAGAACTCTCTCCAG GTCAGGAGAGTTTCAACTCCAAGAGTTTGGCGCTTCAGGCCCAAAAAAAGATCTTGAGTAAAATGGCTACCATGGCCGTGGCGAACCTCCTCACTGATGACACCAGCAGTGAGATTCTGGACGAACTCTACAAGGCCAGTCGTGAGTACACCAAGAGCAAAAAGGAGGCCCACAAGATCATCAAAGACGTCATCAAGATTGCTCTAAAGATCGGTATTCTCTACCGTAATCACCAGTTCAGCCATGAGGAGATGGAGACCGTGGAGCGCTTCAAGAAAAAGATGAACCAGGCGGCCATGACGGTGGTGAGCTTTTATGAGGTGGAGTACACATTTGACCGCGGCATTCTTTCCGACTTGCTGATGGAGTGTAGGGACCATCTCCACGAGCTGGTGGAGCATCACTTGACGGCACGCTCCCACGGCCGCATCGACCACGTTTTCAACCACTTTGCACACGTGGATTTCCTCACCGAGCTGTATGGCCCGTCAGAAGACTACAGACTCAACCTCAGGAAGATCTGCGATGGGATAAACAAACTCCTGGATGAGGGCATACTTTAA